The Danio rerio strain Tuebingen ecotype United States chromosome 10, GRCz12tu, whole genome shotgun sequence genome contains a region encoding:
- the cldn23.1 gene encoding claudin 23a precursor: protein MRTPGILIFGMVMAPCGWVLDLTSTVATNWRTVNNVPGYSTDMVVGQGIWDSCLTYSSTRTQTCNQQGNDQIYFKNQIIPIAQGMMVASLIVTALGLVVATPGVRCWREKPRWILAALGGLLIFCSGVLTIIPIAWYTHILTSINSTMVIRSSTTTPDIRVGYCIILGYIGGIMEVLGGFVMFIGICSCCGGRNRGEKPQPKTTERPVPRPTAQTRSYRPRNESPSNSSSVPYSQKSLDDDLDFPRAKTRERDRGRGTDRGRDLASVNASYTGRPYDADL from the coding sequence ATGCGGACTCCGGGGATCCTGATATTCGGGATGGTCATGGCGCCCTGCGGCTGGGTCCTGGACCTGACCAGCACTGTTGCAACAAATTGGCGCACTGTCAACAACGTGCCAGGCTACTCTACAGATATGGTGGTGGGCCAGGGAATCTGGGACAGCTGCTTGACCTACTCATCAACTAGAACCCAAACATGCAACCAACAAGGCAACGACCAAATCTACTTCAAAAACCAAATCATTCCGATTGCTCAAGGAATGATGGTCGCATCCTTGATCGTAACTGCTCTCGGCTTGGTGGTGGCAACTCCTGGGGTTCGATGCTGGAGGGAAAAACCCAGATGGATACTGGCTGCGCTGGGTGGCCTACTTATTTTCTGTTCCGGTGTCCTGACCATCATTCCAATTGCGTGGTACACTCACATATTGACAAGCATCAATTCCACAATGGTCATAAGAAGCTCAACGACGACCCCTGACATCCGTGTAGGATACTGCATAATTTTGGGCTACATCGGAGGCATCATGGAGGTTCTCGGTGGTTTTGTGATGTTCATCGGGATTTGCTCCTGCTGCGGGGGACGGAATCGTGGAGAAAAGCCTCAACCCAAAACAACAGAAAGGCCTGTGCCCAGACCAACGGCTCAAACGAGGAGCTACAGACCAAGAAATGAGAGTCCAAGCAATTCCAGCAGCGTACCGTACTCGCAGAAGTCTCTGGACGATGACCTGGACTTCCCAAGAGCCAAaaccagagagagagacagaggtaGAGGAACAGACAGAGGGAGAGATTTGGCATCAGTCAACGCATCCTACACTGGAAGGCCGTATGATGCTGATCTCTAG
- the cldn23.2 gene encoding claudin-23, which translates to MRTPGIFIFGMVLGPCGWILELVCTVAPAWRTINNISGESIDLVLQQGLWDICKTYSSSQNILCGQVDTQYFSAQIITIARGLMLSSLILNLIGIGVASAGVRCWTEYPQWTVAGVGGVLIFISGVLTIIPVSWYTNIMTTIPAASTEVRVGYCLVLGFIGGILEVLGGLVMSIGLCQRCGRSKPADRTRINVVRSAHNPMPPPARRDTVPSVSSFSSASSAPYYSKHTETDFYRARKPDSRPVNAYQTRPYDSDL; encoded by the coding sequence ATGAGAACACCTGGGATTTTTATTTTCGGCATGGTGCTAGGACCTTGCGGCTGGATCTTGGAGCTCGTTTGCACGGTGGCACCAGCCTGGCGCACGATCAACAACATCAGCGGGGAGTCAATCGATCTGGTCCTCCAACAAGGATTATGGGACATCTGCAAGACTTACTCGTCGTCCCAGAACATCCTCTGCGGGCAGGTCGACACGCAGTACTTCAGCGCGCAGATCATCACCATCGCGCGGGGCTTGATGCTGTCGTCGCTAATCCTCAACCTTATTGGCATCGGTGTGGCATCTGCTGGAGTGCGGTGCTGGACTGAATACCCGCAGTGGACAGTGGCTGGGGTCGGGGGTGTCCTAATCTTCATCTCCGGGGTGCTCACCATCATCCCGGTGTCGTGGTACACCAACATCATGACCACCATCCCCGCCGCATCCACGGAAGTCCGCGTCGGGTACTGCCTGGTGCTAGGCTTCATCGGGGGCATCTTGGAGGTGCTCGGGGGTTTGGTGATGTCTATCGGCTTGTGTCAGAGATGTGGCAGAAGTAAGCCAGCTGATAGGACGAGGATAAACGTGGTCAGGTCCGCGCACAACCCAATGCCGCCGCCGGCGCGCAGAGACACGGTGCCCAGTGTGAGCAGTTTCAGCAGTGCCAGCAGCGCGCCCTATTACTCCAAACACACCGAAACAGACTTCTACAGAGCCAGAAAACCGGACAGCAGACCAGTGAACGCTTACCAAACACGACCTTACGATTCAGATCTATAG